A window from Leptothermofonsia sichuanensis E412 encodes these proteins:
- a CDS encoding CADD family putative folate metabolism protein — protein MAIREQLKATVDQKHLLTHPFYVAWTEGKLTREHLKHYAIQYFQNVLAFPTYLSAVHFNTPALDGSISARQEILENLIEEERGENNHPALWKRFALSLGATEAELVEAVPLPATLNLVETFRNLCLHSPFYVGLAALYAYESQIPAVASVKVDGLKQFYGMTNPEDYQFFTVHEQADVWHTEAELKLIEQHADTPARQAQVLEVADQAATALWQFLDGVYDTYCGDLKVQAAA, from the coding sequence ATGGCAATTCGTGAACAGTTAAAAGCAACCGTTGATCAAAAACATCTGCTGACCCATCCCTTTTATGTTGCCTGGACTGAAGGCAAATTGACCCGTGAACATTTGAAGCACTACGCCATTCAGTATTTTCAGAATGTGCTGGCGTTCCCCACCTACCTGAGCGCAGTTCATTTCAACACCCCTGCCCTTGACGGCTCCATCTCAGCCCGCCAAGAGATTCTGGAAAACCTGATTGAGGAAGAGCGGGGTGAAAACAACCACCCGGCCCTGTGGAAACGATTTGCCCTCTCCCTGGGTGCTACCGAAGCAGAATTGGTGGAGGCGGTTCCCCTGCCCGCCACGCTCAATCTGGTCGAAACTTTCCGCAACCTGTGTCTCCACTCTCCGTTCTATGTGGGTCTGGCGGCACTGTATGCCTATGAATCCCAAATTCCGGCAGTGGCTTCCGTCAAAGTCGATGGCTTGAAGCAGTTCTATGGCATGACCAATCCTGAAGACTATCAATTCTTCACGGTTCATGAACAGGCAGATGTGTGGCACACCGAAGCTGAACTGAAGTTAATTGAGCAACACGCGGACACTCCTGCCAGGCAAGCACAGGTCCTGGAAGTAGCTGACCAGGCTGCAACAGCTCTGTGGCAATTTCTGGATGGGGTTTATGACACCTATTGCGGCGACCTGAAGGTACAGGCAGCCGCTTAG
- a CDS encoding class I SAM-dependent methyltransferase produces MTDTVIDRKQKIFDRWAPSYDWLFPSVVYQAIHQRLLEFVHLPAQQSVLDLGCGTGRLLNRLATQFADLEGTGLDLSAEMLHQAEQQNRYPSRLHFVQGRAQNLPFASEQFDAVFSTLSFLHYPDPERVFLEVGRVLRSAGSFYLVDPLLRWQPALQVLPMPAGEIRFYGFEARAQLGEQAGFRCQGHYFLLGPVVLTQFSKLG; encoded by the coding sequence GTGACTGATACTGTTATTGATCGCAAACAGAAAATTTTCGACCGCTGGGCACCCAGCTACGATTGGCTGTTTCCATCGGTGGTCTATCAGGCGATCCATCAACGCCTGTTGGAATTCGTCCATCTACCGGCACAGCAGTCTGTGCTGGATCTGGGGTGTGGTACTGGCCGCCTGCTGAACCGATTAGCCACTCAATTTGCTGACCTGGAAGGTACTGGACTGGATCTATCTGCTGAAATGCTGCACCAGGCAGAGCAGCAGAACCGTTACCCTTCCCGCCTTCATTTTGTTCAGGGTAGAGCACAGAACCTGCCCTTTGCCAGTGAGCAATTCGATGCGGTGTTCAGCACTCTCAGCTTTTTGCACTATCCTGATCCAGAAAGGGTGTTTTTGGAGGTAGGCAGGGTTCTGCGATCAGCGGGCAGTTTTTATCTGGTGGATCCCCTGCTGCGATGGCAACCTGCTCTACAGGTTCTGCCCATGCCTGCGGGGGAAATCCGGTTTTATGGGTTTGAGGCACGGGCACAGTTGGGGGAACAGGCTGGCTTCCGTTGTCAGGGTCACTATTTTCTACTGGGACCCGTCGTACTCACCCAATTTTCTAAACTGGGGTAG
- a CDS encoding vWA domain-containing protein, which produces MKVGLQPALGDINVDAAQPTSQRQLAVSISAIPEEMGRDVPLNLCLILDHSGSMGGRPLEMVKQAAQRIVDRLSPGDRLSIVAFDHKAKVLVPNQTIDNPASVKLQINQLKAGGGTAIDEGLRLGVEELAKAKRDTISQAFLLTDGENEHGDNDRCLKLAKLAADYNLTVNTLGFGDAWNQDVLERIADAGGGSLSYIQQPEEAVGEFARLFTRIQSVGLTNAHLLISLMPTVRLAEMKPIAQVYPDTIELTATQEAGQYVVRLGDLMVDVPRIVLTNLYLSQLPEGLQTIAYLQIRYDDPAYAREGLLSEKIPVTANFVSPYHPAPDPQVQKHVLALAKYRQTQIAETKLQMGDRAGAATMLQTAAKTALQMGDRGAATVLQNNATRLQSGEELSEADRKQTRIVSKTTLQGE; this is translated from the coding sequence ATGAAAGTTGGTTTACAGCCTGCTTTGGGTGATATAAACGTTGATGCGGCTCAACCGACGAGCCAGCGTCAGCTTGCAGTTTCAATCTCAGCAATCCCAGAAGAAATGGGGCGCGATGTACCACTCAATCTATGTCTGATTCTGGATCACAGCGGTTCAATGGGGGGGCGTCCCCTGGAGATGGTGAAACAGGCAGCGCAGCGCATTGTAGACCGGCTCTCACCAGGCGATCGCCTGTCCATTGTGGCATTTGACCATAAGGCAAAGGTGCTGGTTCCCAACCAGACAATTGATAATCCTGCTAGTGTCAAGCTCCAGATTAATCAACTAAAGGCGGGTGGTGGCACTGCCATTGATGAAGGACTGAGATTAGGGGTGGAGGAACTGGCAAAGGCAAAGCGCGATACCATCTCCCAGGCATTTCTGTTGACGGATGGAGAAAATGAGCATGGCGATAACGATCGTTGCCTGAAGCTGGCGAAACTGGCGGCTGACTACAATCTGACGGTCAACACCCTGGGGTTTGGTGATGCCTGGAACCAGGATGTGCTGGAGCGAATTGCTGACGCTGGGGGCGGCAGTCTTTCCTATATTCAGCAACCAGAAGAGGCCGTGGGTGAATTTGCCCGCCTGTTTACCCGCATTCAGTCCGTTGGACTGACCAATGCTCACCTGCTGATATCGCTGATGCCCACCGTGCGTCTGGCTGAGATGAAACCCATCGCTCAGGTTTACCCCGACACCATTGAGCTAACAGCTACGCAAGAAGCAGGGCAATATGTGGTGCGTCTGGGGGATCTGATGGTGGATGTTCCCCGAATCGTGCTGACGAACCTTTACCTGAGCCAGCTGCCAGAAGGGTTGCAAACAATTGCCTATCTTCAGATTCGCTACGATGATCCGGCCTATGCCAGGGAAGGGTTGCTGTCCGAAAAAATTCCTGTAACGGCCAACTTTGTCAGCCCTTACCATCCAGCACCCGATCCCCAGGTTCAGAAACATGTGCTGGCGCTGGCAAAATACCGGCAAACCCAGATTGCAGAAACCAAACTTCAAATGGGCGATCGCGCTGGAGCTGCCACTATGCTGCAAACGGCGGCCAAAACGGCCCTTCAAATGGGTGACAGGGGAGCGGCAACGGTCCTGCAAAACAATGCCACCCGCCTCCAGTCCGGGGAAGAGCTTTCAGAAGCCGATCGCAAACAGACCCGGATCGTTTCAAAAACGACCCTGCAAGGTGAGTAA
- a CDS encoding SDR family NAD(P)-dependent oxidoreductase, which produces MDIRGKTALITGASRGIGRAIALEFAAQGVNRLLLVARDRQRLAEVAAEISALGVDVITLAVDLSQPIEVNIAVARAWRDHGPIHILVNCAGVAHQVPFLQTRLPQVQEEISTNLIGMYTITRLVARRMVAQREGVIVNVSSLMGKLAAPTMATYSATKFAILGFSQALRGELASHNVRVIALLPSLTDTDMVRHIKWFRWVVPMTPQQVARALVSGLAKGSNEILVGWQSHLAVWGNRLAPWFMEKVLSAAAPLPKNQPGLYPDLR; this is translated from the coding sequence ATGGATATTCGAGGAAAGACTGCTTTAATTACCGGAGCTTCTCGCGGCATTGGACGTGCGATCGCCCTGGAATTTGCAGCCCAGGGAGTAAACCGTTTGTTACTGGTTGCCCGCGATCGCCAACGGCTTGCTGAAGTCGCTGCTGAAATCTCAGCCCTGGGAGTTGATGTCATCACCCTAGCGGTGGATTTAAGTCAACCGATTGAGGTCAATATTGCAGTTGCCCGTGCCTGGCGAGATCATGGTCCAATTCACATCCTGGTCAACTGTGCCGGGGTTGCGCATCAGGTACCCTTCTTGCAAACGCGCCTGCCCCAGGTCCAGGAAGAAATTTCTACCAACCTGATTGGTATGTATACCATCACTCGCCTGGTTGCTCGCCGGATGGTTGCCCAGCGAGAAGGGGTAATTGTCAATGTCTCCAGTTTGATGGGGAAGCTGGCAGCCCCCACAATGGCAACCTATTCAGCGACTAAGTTCGCTATTCTTGGCTTCAGTCAGGCTTTGCGGGGTGAGCTGGCATCCCACAATGTCAGGGTGATTGCACTGCTGCCGTCCCTAACGGACACGGACATGGTGCGCCATATCAAATGGTTCCGCTGGGTTGTTCCAATGACCCCACAACAGGTTGCCCGGGCACTGGTCTCAGGCCTGGCAAAAGGGTCTAATGAAATCCTGGTGGGATGGCAGAGTCACCTTGCCGTCTGGGGCAACCGGCTTGCCCCCTGGTTTATGGAAAAAGTGCTGTCCGCTGCCGCCCCCCTGCCCAAAAATCAACCCGGTCTGTATCCCGATCTCAGGTAA
- a CDS encoding cytochrome P450 has translation MALLPPGNFGLPFVGETLQLLFDPDFATRRFQKYGPIFKTRILGRPSVFMAGPEAAEFILSSHIDCFTWRDGWPQSFKILLGQSLFVQEGEEHRRNRKLMMPAFHGAALARYLGTIATLTQTYLQQWEARQELIWYDEFKQLTFDIASCIFLGSRPGEDTTRLSQLFTTLTNGLFGIGLRKAIAARNEILDYLTQVIQTRQQNPTDDALSLLIQAGDDHGDSLSLEEIRAQAMLLLFAGHETTTAMLTWICLELARHPDILQRARTEQSQLLALSSPASLSSPPLTLEQLGTMPYLEQILNEVERLHPPVAGGFRGVVKPFEFKGYQVPAGWLAQYSILQTQRSPEVYTNPEQFDPDRFSPERQEAKQKAFSLIGFGGGPRICLGIAFAKLEMKIVMAYLLRGYEWELLPNQNLEPKIIPTRRPKDGLKVKFRRKEEKSSWF, from the coding sequence ATGGCTTTGCTTCCGCCCGGAAACTTTGGTCTGCCCTTCGTTGGTGAGACGTTACAACTCCTGTTTGATCCAGACTTTGCGACCAGGCGGTTTCAGAAGTATGGTCCAATTTTCAAAACTCGCATCCTGGGCAGACCGTCTGTGTTTATGGCGGGACCAGAAGCCGCAGAATTTATTCTCTCCAGTCATATTGACTGCTTCACCTGGCGAGATGGTTGGCCCCAAAGTTTCAAGATTTTGCTGGGACAATCTCTGTTTGTCCAGGAAGGAGAGGAACATCGTCGCAATCGGAAGTTAATGATGCCAGCCTTTCATGGTGCGGCTCTGGCACGGTACCTGGGCACAATCGCAACCCTCACTCAGACCTACCTGCAACAGTGGGAAGCCCGACAGGAATTGATCTGGTACGACGAGTTCAAGCAACTGACCTTTGACATTGCCAGTTGCATTTTTTTGGGTAGCCGCCCCGGTGAAGACACCACTCGCCTGAGCCAGTTATTTACCACCCTCACTAATGGGTTGTTTGGTATTGGACTAAGAAAGGCGATCGCGGCCCGCAATGAAATCCTTGACTACCTGACCCAGGTAATTCAAACCCGACAGCAAAACCCAACGGATGACGCACTCAGCCTTTTGATTCAGGCAGGGGACGACCATGGGGATTCGCTTTCCCTGGAAGAAATTCGCGCTCAGGCGATGCTTCTCCTGTTCGCTGGCCACGAAACCACCACCGCCATGCTGACCTGGATCTGCCTGGAGCTTGCCCGCCATCCTGACATTCTTCAACGTGCCCGCACCGAACAAAGTCAGCTCTTAGCATTATCTTCCCCTGCCTCCCTCTCCTCCCCACCCCTCACTCTGGAGCAGCTCGGCACCATGCCCTATCTAGAGCAGATTTTGAATGAAGTTGAACGCCTCCATCCGCCTGTAGCGGGGGGCTTTCGGGGAGTGGTCAAACCCTTTGAGTTTAAGGGCTACCAGGTCCCTGCCGGGTGGCTGGCACAGTACTCAATTTTGCAGACCCAGCGATCGCCGGAGGTTTACACAAATCCAGAGCAGTTTGACCCCGATCGCTTCAGCCCAGAGCGGCAGGAGGCAAAACAGAAAGCCTTTAGCTTGATTGGCTTTGGCGGTGGTCCCCGCATTTGTCTGGGAATCGCCTTTGCCAAATTGGAGATGAAAATTGTGATGGCGTACCTGTTGCGGGGTTATGAATGGGAACTGCTTCCCAACCAAAATTTGGAGCCAAAAATCATTCCAACCAGACGACCGAAGGATGGGCTAAAAGTGAAATTCAGGAGAAAAGAGGAGAAATCTTCATGGTTTTGA
- a CDS encoding Ppx/GppA phosphatase family protein, translated as MIGSAQKIKKALGSIPTMVVDHERTLAAIDVGTNSIHMVVVKVQPTLPAFTIVARDKTTVRLGDRDRDTGNLTLEAMGRAMAALRRCQDIAKSLNAEQVIAVATSAVREAPNGREFLKQVETELGLWINLISGPEEARRIYLGVLSGMEFNQQPHIIIDIGGGSTELILGDGQEPRTLSSTKVGAVRLTAEHITTDPISHVEFQTLQAYIRGMLERSVDELQAHLRPDEQPRLVGTSGTIETLATLHARDTQGMVPNPLNGYSFTLKDLKDIVNRLRKLTCDERAQLPGMSDRRSEIILAGALILQEAMTLLGMDAIVICERSLREGVIVDWMLTHGFIEDRLRYQSSVRQRSVIKIAQKYRVNLSYSERIAEFALSLFDQSHGILHEWGEEERELLWAAAILHNCGHHISHSSHHKHSYYLIRNGELLGFTETEVEAIANLARYHRKSPPKKKHESYRNLTSKKHRRMVDQLSALLRIAVALDRRQIGAIQQITCQPQPDRGEFHLRLQTSRPGDDCALELWSLDLKKGPFEAEFGLKLVPILESGTIHHP; from the coding sequence ATGATTGGCTCTGCTCAAAAAATTAAGAAAGCATTGGGGAGTATCCCTACGATGGTTGTGGATCATGAGCGAACTCTGGCGGCCATTGATGTGGGGACAAACTCGATCCACATGGTGGTTGTTAAGGTTCAGCCAACACTGCCTGCCTTCACGATCGTTGCTAGAGATAAGACAACGGTGCGGCTGGGCGATCGCGATCGGGATACGGGCAACCTGACCCTGGAAGCAATGGGACGGGCGATGGCAGCCCTCCGGCGCTGCCAGGACATTGCTAAAAGTCTGAATGCGGAGCAGGTGATTGCGGTTGCCACCAGTGCTGTGCGGGAGGCTCCCAACGGGCGTGAATTCCTGAAACAGGTTGAGACTGAACTGGGACTCTGGATCAATCTCATCTCAGGGCCGGAAGAAGCCCGTCGGATCTATCTCGGCGTTCTATCCGGAATGGAGTTCAATCAGCAACCCCATATCATCATTGACATTGGGGGTGGCTCGACAGAGCTGATCCTGGGTGATGGGCAGGAACCACGCACCCTCAGTAGCACCAAAGTGGGAGCCGTTCGCCTGACTGCCGAACACATTACCACAGACCCGATCAGCCATGTCGAGTTTCAGACCCTTCAGGCATACATTCGGGGTATGCTGGAGCGCTCTGTGGATGAATTGCAAGCCCATCTGCGCCCCGATGAACAACCTCGCCTGGTGGGGACTTCTGGCACGATTGAAACCCTGGCAACCCTTCACGCCCGCGACACCCAGGGGATGGTTCCCAATCCCTTGAACGGCTACAGCTTTACTCTGAAAGACCTGAAGGATATTGTCAACCGTCTGCGCAAGTTGACCTGTGATGAACGCGCCCAACTTCCTGGGATGAGCGATCGCCGCTCTGAAATCATCCTGGCAGGAGCGCTGATTCTGCAAGAGGCAATGACGCTTCTGGGCATGGATGCAATTGTGATTTGCGAGCGATCGCTGCGAGAAGGCGTAATTGTTGACTGGATGCTGACTCACGGGTTCATAGAAGACCGTTTGCGCTATCAAAGTTCAGTCCGCCAGCGCAGCGTCATCAAAATTGCCCAAAAGTACAGGGTTAATCTGAGCTACAGCGAACGGATTGCAGAATTTGCCCTCAGCCTGTTTGACCAGAGCCACGGAATTTTGCACGAATGGGGGGAAGAAGAACGAGAACTCCTCTGGGCAGCGGCGATTTTGCATAACTGCGGGCACCACATCAGTCACTCTTCCCACCATAAACACTCCTATTACTTGATTCGCAATGGTGAGCTACTCGGCTTTACTGAAACTGAAGTCGAAGCCATTGCTAACCTTGCCCGCTATCACCGCAAAAGTCCTCCCAAAAAGAAACACGAAAGTTACCGTAATTTGACCAGCAAGAAACATCGCCGTATGGTTGATCAGCTCAGTGCTCTGTTGCGGATTGCAGTGGCACTTGATCGCCGCCAGATTGGCGCGATTCAACAAATTACCTGTCAGCCTCAACCAGACAGGGGTGAATTTCACCTGCGGTTGCAAACAAGCCGTCCAGGCGACGATTGTGCCCTGGAACTCTGGAGCCTGGATCTTAAAAAGGGACCGTTTGAGGCAGAGTTTGGGCTGAAGTTAGTGCCGATTTTGGAATCTGGAACCATCCATCATCCCTAA
- a CDS encoding ATP adenylyltransferase family protein, which translates to MSVPNILLSPGTLWSKVVERTDHALKCGALQSIPTTCELVEQHGIPFIVRMLANLAHKEEAKRQQEQVSVQSQQPVNPFLPYEEDLFVADLSDTHLCLLNKFNAVDYHLLMITRAFEDQEKLLTLQDFVATWVCLDEIDGLVFYNGGQKAGASQRHKHLQLIPLPMLPEGPAVPIEAALKLADVPHPIGTTPRLPFRHGIAQFAFQRSDSLLNRAEITLDYYNHLLAAVGLARDNTASDWQAGPYNLLITRKWMLLVPRSQEKFAAIAVNSLGFSGALLVRNQPQMQFLKEIGPMAVLQGVALPLETPYSE; encoded by the coding sequence ATGTCTGTGCCAAACATTCTTTTGTCGCCGGGAACATTATGGAGCAAAGTTGTTGAGCGAACAGACCATGCACTCAAGTGCGGTGCGTTGCAATCCATACCAACCACCTGTGAACTGGTTGAGCAGCATGGCATTCCGTTTATCGTCCGCATGTTGGCGAATCTTGCCCACAAAGAAGAAGCCAAACGACAGCAGGAACAGGTATCTGTTCAATCGCAGCAACCGGTCAATCCGTTTCTGCCCTATGAGGAAGATTTGTTTGTTGCGGATCTGTCAGATACCCATCTCTGCTTGCTGAACAAATTCAATGCAGTGGACTATCATCTGTTGATGATTACCCGTGCGTTTGAAGATCAGGAAAAGCTACTCACTCTCCAGGATTTTGTAGCCACCTGGGTCTGTCTGGATGAAATCGATGGTCTGGTATTTTACAACGGTGGGCAGAAAGCTGGTGCCAGCCAGCGTCACAAACATCTACAACTGATTCCCTTACCGATGCTGCCAGAGGGTCCAGCCGTGCCGATTGAAGCCGCGTTGAAGTTGGCAGACGTGCCCCATCCCATTGGCACCACGCCTCGGCTTCCGTTTCGGCATGGGATCGCCCAGTTTGCCTTCCAACGGTCGGACTCTCTCCTGAACCGGGCAGAAATTACCCTGGATTACTATAACCATTTGTTGGCAGCGGTCGGTTTGGCGCGGGATAATACCGCCAGTGACTGGCAGGCAGGTCCCTATAACCTGCTCATCACACGAAAATGGATGTTACTGGTGCCGCGATCGCAGGAAAAATTTGCCGCGATCGCAGTCAACTCCCTCGGATTTTCAGGGGCTTTGCTGGTTCGCAACCAACCACAAATGCAGTTCTTGAAAGAAATCGGTCCCATGGCAGTTTTACAGGGTGTTGCCCTGCCGTTAGAGACTCCTTATAGTGAATAA
- a CDS encoding class I SAM-dependent methyltransferase, with the protein MDEAQLKDVLQKYKFYHVIQLTETLFTPGWDHLLDLQKPIHRFLRGIELKDKRFLDIGCRDGLFSFEAEKLGAKEVIGIDNDLSPAAIEFLIPYFNSKVQFHELNLLHLTPEKFGLFDVVLFAGVLYHLRYPFWALKMIRDVLNEDGLLIIETGIWVDSNQRSLLFCPIGNESPYEPTSCTFFNIKGLIDTLFSLGLVVEQIELLNVQGSLELLPPKLQTIEIAITNEKVERLSSPQVRLNPAPESEVFDRVTLVCRKRSDIIDWNVMQYWDGTHKVHDTNKLFASD; encoded by the coding sequence ATGGATGAAGCGCAACTCAAGGATGTCCTCCAGAAATACAAGTTCTACCATGTCATTCAGCTAACAGAGACATTATTCACCCCAGGTTGGGATCATCTTCTGGACTTACAGAAGCCAATTCACCGATTTCTGCGTGGCATTGAGCTGAAAGATAAACGATTTCTGGATATTGGTTGCCGGGATGGGTTGTTTTCCTTTGAGGCAGAAAAGTTGGGGGCTAAAGAGGTCATTGGTATAGACAATGACCTCTCGCCAGCGGCTATTGAGTTTCTCATTCCTTACTTCAACTCAAAGGTTCAATTCCATGAATTGAACCTGTTGCATCTGACGCCTGAAAAATTTGGGCTATTCGATGTGGTGCTCTTTGCTGGAGTCCTGTACCATCTCCGCTACCCTTTCTGGGCTTTAAAGATGATTAGAGATGTCTTGAATGAGGATGGGTTGCTTATCATTGAAACCGGGATTTGGGTTGACAGTAACCAGCGTTCTCTTCTGTTTTGCCCCATTGGCAATGAAAGCCCTTATGAACCAACCAGTTGTACGTTTTTCAACATTAAAGGGTTGATTGATACCCTGTTTAGCCTGGGGTTAGTGGTCGAGCAAATTGAACTTCTGAATGTTCAGGGTTCTCTGGAACTCCTGCCTCCAAAATTGCAGACTATTGAAATCGCCATTACGAATGAGAAAGTTGAGCGGTTGAGTTCTCCTCAAGTCCGGTTAAACCCTGCTCCGGAGTCTGAAGTGTTTGACCGGGTGACCCTGGTGTGTAGAAAGCGTTCAGACATCATCGATTGGAACGTGATGCAATATTGGGATGGCACTCACAAAGTCCACGACACCAACAAGCTTTTTGCCAGTGATTAG
- a CDS encoding tyrosine-type recombinase/integrase — MKFNLGIDKGNYRISFTLEGKRKLFFPGTTDELTAKKLLRRMEFDWDQGQFDLTLQSYKLKNRVQVTVKISPDQKEDKAKLITIWDKWVKTLNLPLRTLNDHYHCCRVMISKAEPGWDDVTWFVQSDLSASTWNTRRRFINSCVTWALTEGLIEGKNPWLALKARRSTKTSANPFTKAETQQIIEAFQDNRFCSLNSPCKHSYYVPYLKFLFLTGVRPGEAIALQWKHIDFENNLIEISEAMGKDLESSPYATRRIRKETKTGEIRYLPLSPILEELLLLYKPIDAKPDSLVFIGARGKGVLDIRAFRETWKKVLNGLGLEYRKPYQTRHTALSNIAQNHGLLAAAKVAGHKSLDMVSRHYAKFTGDLKGVMPDLL, encoded by the coding sequence ATGAAATTCAATTTAGGGATCGATAAAGGAAATTACCGGATCAGTTTCACCTTAGAGGGAAAGCGTAAGCTTTTCTTTCCTGGTACGACAGATGAGCTAACCGCTAAAAAACTTCTCAGAAGGATGGAGTTTGACTGGGATCAAGGTCAGTTTGACCTTACTCTACAGTCCTACAAGCTGAAAAACCGGGTTCAGGTTACTGTTAAAATCTCCCCAGACCAAAAAGAGGATAAGGCAAAGCTGATAACGATATGGGACAAATGGGTAAAAACACTCAATCTACCTCTAAGAACCCTGAATGATCATTACCACTGTTGCAGAGTCATGATTTCTAAGGCTGAACCTGGTTGGGATGATGTTACCTGGTTTGTTCAATCTGACCTAAGCGCTTCTACATGGAACACTCGCAGAAGGTTTATCAATTCCTGCGTTACATGGGCACTCACAGAAGGACTGATAGAGGGTAAGAATCCCTGGTTAGCTTTGAAGGCAAGACGTAGCACCAAAACATCTGCTAACCCGTTCACTAAGGCAGAGACTCAACAGATCATCGAAGCTTTTCAGGATAACCGCTTCTGTTCTCTTAACTCCCCCTGTAAACATTCATACTATGTTCCCTATCTGAAGTTTCTCTTTCTCACAGGTGTAAGACCGGGTGAGGCGATCGCGCTTCAGTGGAAGCATATTGATTTTGAGAACAACCTAATTGAGATTTCAGAAGCAATGGGTAAGGATCTAGAATCATCTCCCTATGCAACCAGGAGAATTAGGAAAGAGACAAAAACAGGCGAGATAAGGTATCTCCCACTTAGTCCTATCCTGGAAGAATTATTGCTGTTGTATAAGCCCATAGATGCTAAACCAGACTCATTAGTTTTCATTGGAGCGAGAGGTAAAGGAGTTCTGGACATCAGAGCATTCAGAGAGACATGGAAAAAGGTTTTGAATGGTTTAGGTCTGGAGTACAGAAAACCATATCAGACCAGACACACAGCTTTAAGCAACATAGCTCAAAATCATGGGTTATTAGCTGCTGCAAAAGTAGCTGGTCACAAGTCTCTGGATATGGTTAGCCGTCACTATGCAAAATTCACTGGGGATCTAAAAGGTGTGATGCCTGATCTACTCTGA
- a CDS encoding helix-hairpin-helix domain-containing protein, with the protein MEVITSNATTSTNGLKLSNDQISDVLDQVADLLEFQEASRYRVQAYRNAAHRVRSLNPPLSDLYSREGKAGLEKLPGIGKSLSAALEELFQTGQLQLLNSLQAEVPPEALFTTIPGIGEKLAHQLHQELGIATLEELELAAHDGRLEHLKGFGDRRVRLIRQTLATILNRASRRHAQTRHWQEEQNSPVLPNPPIELLLEVDARYRNLAETGQLRTIAPRRFNPDNKRWLPIMNWQHDGWSFTAMYSNTALAHELGKTHDWVVIFYEKNGYESQCTVVTETRGRMMGKRVVRGQIHS; encoded by the coding sequence ATGGAAGTCATTACCAGTAATGCAACAACATCGACGAATGGTTTGAAACTTTCCAATGATCAAATCTCTGATGTATTAGACCAGGTTGCAGACCTTTTAGAGTTCCAGGAAGCCAGTCGTTATCGGGTGCAGGCATACCGGAATGCCGCGCATCGAGTGCGATCGCTCAATCCTCCACTTTCAGACCTTTACAGCCGGGAAGGCAAAGCGGGGTTGGAGAAACTACCTGGCATTGGTAAAAGTCTCTCGGCGGCGTTAGAAGAATTGTTCCAAACAGGACAACTGCAACTGCTCAACAGCTTGCAGGCAGAAGTCCCCCCTGAAGCACTGTTCACAACTATTCCGGGGATTGGAGAAAAGCTGGCTCACCAGTTACATCAGGAACTTGGGATTGCAACCCTGGAAGAATTGGAACTGGCAGCCCATGATGGCCGGTTGGAACATCTGAAGGGGTTTGGCGATCGTCGAGTGCGTCTGATCCGTCAAACACTGGCAACCATCCTGAACCGGGCTTCCCGCCGCCATGCCCAGACAAGGCACTGGCAGGAGGAGCAGAATTCCCCAGTGCTCCCAAACCCACCGATTGAACTCCTGCTGGAAGTTGATGCCCGCTACCGTAACCTTGCGGAAACCGGACAGCTACGCACCATCGCGCCCCGCCGGTTTAATCCAGACAACAAGCGCTGGCTGCCCATTATGAACTGGCAGCACGACGGCTGGTCCTTCACCGCCATGTATTCCAACACTGCCCTGGCACATGAGCTGGGTAAAACCCATGACTGGGTGGTGATCTTTTATGAGAAGAATGGCTATGAGTCTCAATGTACAGTGGTCACAGAAACCCGTGGTCGGATGATGGGCAAACGGGTTGTGCGGGGGCAGATACATTCGTGA